The window ACTTTTGTCTTGCCTGTAGTCGGGTTCTTGGAGTGTTTCGCGGATTTCGCCAAGTGGCAGTGGGTCGTCAAGGTGTGCTGTGGTGACGTCGAGACGGTAGTATTCTCCACCCTCCATCTCTGTTCGATACGCTTCATCGGTGACGACAGAACACACACGAATCGCCTGGTCCGTGTAGTGGAAGACGACGTCGCCCGCCTCAAGGACAGTTAGATCTCGCTGCCATTTCGTGTCCTGCGAACGAAGATATTCTTCTTCGAGCTCCACCTCTCGGTTCTGGTTGACCCAATAGAAATCCACATCTTCGAGGTGGTCTCCTGCAACGTCATGATCTGGAGCGTCTTCGATCCTTTCTGACGGCTCCTCACCGGTCAAGTCTGACAGGTCAATATCCCCTTCATCGTGTCGTTTGAACACGTGGGCTGCGATTTGGAAGTCGGTCGCCCAGGTAGGTGGTGTTTCGGCGTATTGAACCAGGTCGTACTCGTCAATGATCGTCTCGACGTCTTCCAGGAATGATTTGTAGTGGCTGACTGAGGTCGTGTTTTTCTGCGGAGGGTCAGCGTTGAGTGCTTCGAAAGCGGTGACAGCAGGCTTGTTCAACGGAATAAACGTATCCGGTTCAATTGTTGCGAGTGCTTCAGACGCGGCGGACATCCCGAATCCGGGGAGCTCAAGTACGTCCTCAAGCTCTTCTGTTTCAGCGGCTCTCCGAAAGGTGTCTGCAACTTCGTCGGGAGAGTGGTCCTTAAGGAGGTCTTCGACTGTACTATCGGTGTGCCGGCTGACGGTCCAACGAAGTGAGTTGAGCCAAGCCTTGAGAGTGTCGTGGGATGGGTTCGTTAGGAAGGCGTCAGCATTCTCTTCCCTCTGTTTGATTTCCTGCCAGGAGTCGGTTAGCGGCTGTTCGGTGGTTTCGCCGGTATCGAATTGGTCTAGGTCTTGCTGTTCGAGCCAATTGAAGAAGCTATCCAAGTGCCTGAAGTCCTCTTTGAACGGGTACTCGGCGCGTACCTCGTGGAATTTCTCTACCTCGTTAAGATAGGATGTGAGTCGGCCGGACATTTCGTAGCCGAAGAAGTTCTGCATCCCCGTTCGTGACCGGTCGTTGCTGATCGGGTATTTCGTCGGGTGAAGGAAGTACAGAATCGGAGAGATAATCCCGTTCTGAACCCCCTCGATTTCGAGTGCAGCGAACTCGTCGATGGCCGCATCAATCTCCTCGCGGTCATCGGACGTAATAGCCGTCGAAAAGAGGTCGAACACCGCTTCTTCATGTCCATCAACCGGCACCGTGTACGTCCCTTTTCCAACGATCCCCGTCCCTTGGTCGATCCGATCCTTGATGTCGGATTTCGCGTCGCTCTCGATATCGAGGTCGTCAATTCGCTTCTTCTTGCGTTCTGGTTGGAAGGCGTCGTCGTTCTGGCAGAGATTATAGACTGTGCGCGTCGCTGACTTGTCGATAGATCCCGTGTCAACGAGTGCCTGAACCAACCGACGAATAGCCTTTGACGTATTCTGAACGTGGGCTTTGTCTCGTTCCCAGTCGTACTCATCGACGTATCGATCGACCAACTCGTCAATATCCACAGACGAGGAACTGGTAGCCATATTGCTGGAAACCAACACACGAATCTCATAAAGGTATACCGCTGTTGTTAGTGGTGTCAGCAGATGAGGAGGAACAGCCAGTATGGCAAATAGCAGATCTGCTCATCGTCTTTTTTGGTGACAAGAGATTGGTTCTCGCTAATGCTCTTGGGTAAACTGTCTGTTATGATGAATCGATATGGAGCATTGTATTCTAGGGCTCGAAGTTCTTCGCTGTCGGATTTCGTGTGCTGACCAGATTCGGGATCGAACTCTTCGGCGATCGTTTCAGCGTTGTCGGTGTAAGGGTGGTAGGAGAGAACGAATGGGAGAACGGAGCCGTCTCGGTGCAGAATATAGTCAACGAGACCTGAGTCAGTTTCTGTGTATTCGACGTCGTACGCGCCAACGTGGAATGCGAGTCGTTTCGCGTGGTCGAAGGCGACAGTGCGGGCGAGTTTGTGTTCGAATTCGTGGTTGAGGGTGTCTTGTCGTTCGTAGGCTTCGAAGCCGTGGTGTTCCTGGCGTTGGGAGAGGAGGACGAGGTGTCGTGGGTTGCGGAGGTACAGACGAGTGCGGCGGTAGCGTCTGAGTGAGTAGTCGTGTGACTCGGTGACTGCAATCCCTTCGTCTAAGGCGTCGAGGTAACTATCGACGGTTCGCCTGTCTACGCCGATTTGATCGCTGAGAGCAGTGTATTGTAGTTCTTCGCCAGCGTTGGTGGCGGCGATCGCGCTGAGTCGGTGGAGATTTTCGGGTTGTTGGATGGATCGGTACTTAGCGAGTTCCTTGTAGAGGAAGAGGAAGAAATGAGACTTTGAGAGTTCATTTCGAATGGATGGGTCGTCTGTTCGGTGGAGTGTGCCTCCTGTTCGCAGGTACGCACGCGCGGCGTCGTGGAGGGTGTCTCGCTCGTCGGCGTCGAAGAGGTCAAAGTAGAGTTCAGAGAGTGTTTTGACAGCGGATTCGAGGCTGGTCTCGGAGCTCCGTCGGGACAGTCCGTCTCGAATCGTTTTGATTGGAGAGGGGCCTTCCAATCCCGGTGTCTGGTATGCTTCGAGTCGAGTCTGGAACGCTTCATCGAGGTCGAGACCCAGGCCTACACCAGTTTGGACTGTGTCGATGAATTTCATCGGAAGGATCGGCCAGGCTTCGAACTCGTCGATACTATCGGCGTTTTCCGCATTCGATAAATCAACTTGCGATTCGACGATACCGGTCAGGAATAGGTATGTGTCCTCGTCTACGATGTCTACCAATGCTTCCTTGCGTTCTTCATCGAGATCGAGAGCCTGTACGTCGTCGAGGAGGATGAATTTCTGTCCTTGGCGCGGTGCGACGTGGGTTTGGAAGTAGTCGATAACCTGTTCGAGGCGGGTGATACCGGCGCCTGCTCGTTCGAGTTGATAGAGCGAGTCTTCCAAGGGGATATACAGGACTTGCCTGGGCGAAATGGAGGATGTAACTTCGAGTTCTCGACTGCGTTGTGGAAATTCGGTTGTGTCGAGGAGTGCTGCGGCGAGTTGGTGGAGGAGAGTGGTCTTTCCGATGCCCGTCTGCCCGTAAATTCCGTAGACTAAACTCTCAACATCATCGGTGAGATGAGAGTTTGTTCGCTTTAGGATCTGGTGGAAATCGGATCGAGGAGTAAGGTCTGTCGCCTGCGATAGTTCTGGAGAAGTACCGTCGCTCCACCACTGATTGTGGTGTTCGGCGTCGTCAATGAACTCTTCTGCGCTCCCTGTCCCGAGCATAGTGACGATTATCTCGGGCTAGTACAAATATTCATGCATTCGGATGTCCCTATCTTGGTTCTATCCTCGTATTATGGCCTATATCGGCGTTCGAGATGGTCGTTCATATCCAGTCCGCCACTGAGAGACAGCTCAAGGACCGAGTAACCGGCAGATGTGGTACATATTCCGGATATCTGTTGGTGCTATAATTTAGTTTCCGTGTTTCAGATGTATCTAGTGGAAACCTATTTATGCTGGGCGGGTATTGGTCAATGTAGATGGTAGTGAAGGCCGACATTGAGGATGGGAAACAGATCGACATCCGGCTGCTCGTTACCGGGGTTGACGAGTGGAATCACGACGATGTCGCGCGGAAAATCGAACTGGAGGATACCGATGGAGCGACGATAGAGCTGACGGTTTTCCATAATAACGAGATCGCTGACTTCGAGTGGGAGGTCGGACGCTGGTACCTGCTCGAGAACGCGGTCGGGAACGAATTCCGCGGCGAGATGCAGCTCAACCCCGGCTATGACTTGAGCGTCACACCACTGGATGATCCGCCGACCGCTGCCGGAGATGACGGGCCAACAGACGACGAGTCCACCGTCGAGAAATCCTCGACTTCGTCAGCTGCGGCCGACGAGGGAGGGTTCGTTCGGGGGACTGAGGTTGGTGACGGCCCGCGTCCGACAGCGGACGGTGGAGGGGAGCTCCTGCACCAGCAACCTCTGTCTGAGGGGAACTATCTGCTGCATTTCGAACTCGGGGAGTTGCGGGAACTCACGGTACACGAGTATGAACTCCGTGCGACCGGGAGCGGAGGGATCGATCCCGACGACTTCACGAACGGGGTTGAGGGGTTCACGGCGAAAGCAGCGAACTACTACCAGTCACGGATCGGGAGTCCCGTAACGACGGCCGATGCGTCCCGTCGCCGCATTTACGCGACCGAGAAACTCCACGAGACGATTTCGGTTCACGGATACACTATCAAGTCCGTCCACAAAGGCGAGACGACGCTGGAGGCGCGCTCGTACACGAACGAGGGACCGCTCCAAGAGTTCGTCAAGCAAGATGTGAAACGAGCGGTCGCGGGGCGTTTTGAGGTGTCGGGGATCGATTCGATCATCGAACCAACCCCGCAGCGAACCGCGAACAGCGGCTTGTTCGAGGCCTATCGGAAGTACAAGTGCCGGATTCGCGTCGATGCAGATGGAACTGTAATCCTCGGAGTGAACGTCGCGTACCACCTAGAATCGACGTTTTCCGCCGCTGAGTGGGTGGAACGCGGGCACGAGATCGCCGGGGTGAACGTCGAGCACGATACTGACCTGTACGACAGCGCTCGCACGGCAACAGTCAAAGAAATCATCGACATGGACTACGACGATGTGCTGGACGGGCCTGGCGTCCCGATGTCGGAGTACCACGAGAAGCACGTCGAGCAGGAGGTTATCAATTCGATGCGCGCTGGCGACCCGACTATCGCCGACCTACAGTACGGGAGCGACGAGGATTCGATCTTCCCGCAACTCCTGGAATACTGCAAGGTCATCCCAACGTTCGACCAACTGGGGCGCGTCGATGAAACGTTCCTGAACGTCATCCACAACGAGAGCCGGATGAAACCAGAGGAACGATTCAATGTCGTCACGTCGTTCGTGGACCTGCTCGGGCCGACACCGTACTTCAACTTCGATCCCGTCCCGCAGCCCACGAACGCGGGGTACCGGGAGCACAAGACGCCGAATATCCCGAACCTGCGATTTGGTGATGGGAACACCGGCTTCTACGGCCGTGGTGGGCTGGAAACCAAAGGGTACGGCGTCTACAAAACACCGGAGTCGTTCGACATCATCGCGTTGTATCCTGCCGATGAAGAAGACGCATCTCACCGGTATGTCCTCTCGCTGCTCAATAAACTCGCTGACTACGACGCAAGTCCCACAGCATTCGACGAAGAGACGTACGAACTCGGCTCGGAGTTCCACTACTCCCAGTCCGCACAGAACGCGAGTGAGTACGATGCGGCGCTGATCGTCGTTCCAGATGAAGATGAGGCCGCGGCGGCGGATTACGACGACCCGTATCCGGAATTCAAGCGTCGGCTCGGCCAGCTCGGCGTGCCGAGTCAGATGATTTCTGTCGATAATCTTGGCAACGACAACTACTGCGGGAACATCTGTTCCTCGCTCGTTGGGAAAGCGGGCGGTGTGCCGTGGCGGATCGATGACATCCCCGGAGACGTGGACGCGTTCGTCGGTCTCGACGTGACGTACGACCACGCTACCAAGCAACATCTCGGTGCGGCGGCGAACGTTATCATGGCCGACGGGACGATCCTCGCATCAGAGGCCGTCACGAAGCAGGCTGGCGAGACCTTCGACGAAGATGACGTGGCGAATGTGATCAAGCACGT is drawn from Salarchaeum sp. JOR-1 and contains these coding sequences:
- a CDS encoding Piwi domain-containing protein gives rise to the protein MVVKADIEDGKQIDIRLLVTGVDEWNHDDVARKIELEDTDGATIELTVFHNNEIADFEWEVGRWYLLENAVGNEFRGEMQLNPGYDLSVTPLDDPPTAAGDDGPTDDESTVEKSSTSSAAADEGGFVRGTEVGDGPRPTADGGGELLHQQPLSEGNYLLHFELGELRELTVHEYELRATGSGGIDPDDFTNGVEGFTAKAANYYQSRIGSPVTTADASRRRIYATEKLHETISVHGYTIKSVHKGETTLEARSYTNEGPLQEFVKQDVKRAVAGRFEVSGIDSIIEPTPQRTANSGLFEAYRKYKCRIRVDADGTVILGVNVAYHLESTFSAAEWVERGHEIAGVNVEHDTDLYDSARTATVKEIIDMDYDDVLDGPGVPMSEYHEKHVEQEVINSMRAGDPTIADLQYGSDEDSIFPQLLEYCKVIPTFDQLGRVDETFLNVIHNESRMKPEERFNVVTSFVDLLGPTPYFNFDPVPQPTNAGYREHKTPNIPNLRFGDGNTGFYGRGGLETKGYGVYKTPESFDIIALYPADEEDASHRYVLSLLNKLADYDASPTAFDEETYELGSEFHYSQSAQNASEYDAALIVVPDEDEAAAADYDDPYPEFKRRLGQLGVPSQMISVDNLGNDNYCGNICSSLVGKAGGVPWRIDDIPGDVDAFVGLDVTYDHATKQHLGAAANVIMADGTILASEAVTKQAGETFDEDDVANVIKHVLEIFAEEEGRPPRHVVIHRDGKFYLDVENLISRLDKARDLIQQFDLVEIRKSGNPRIAEYDESNSRFDLADKGVAFHVHNGEHSYLTTTGGKEGSPGTPRPLQIVKRHGSTDLDTLAEQTYWLSEAHVGSLSRSTRLPITTYYADKCADFAMNGYLTKGSVIRGVPYI
- a CDS encoding AAA family ATPase, whose translation is MLGTGSAEEFIDDAEHHNQWWSDGTSPELSQATDLTPRSDFHQILKRTNSHLTDDVESLVYGIYGQTGIGKTTLLHQLAAALLDTTEFPQRSRELEVTSSISPRQVLYIPLEDSLYQLERAGAGITRLEQVIDYFQTHVAPRQGQKFILLDDVQALDLDEERKEALVDIVDEDTYLFLTGIVESQVDLSNAENADSIDEFEAWPILPMKFIDTVQTGVGLGLDLDEAFQTRLEAYQTPGLEGPSPIKTIRDGLSRRSSETSLESAVKTLSELYFDLFDADERDTLHDAARAYLRTGGTLHRTDDPSIRNELSKSHFFLFLYKELAKYRSIQQPENLHRLSAIAATNAGEELQYTALSDQIGVDRRTVDSYLDALDEGIAVTESHDYSLRRYRRTRLYLRNPRHLVLLSQRQEHHGFEAYERQDTLNHEFEHKLARTVAFDHAKRLAFHVGAYDVEYTETDSGLVDYILHRDGSVLPFVLSYHPYTDNAETIAEEFDPESGQHTKSDSEELRALEYNAPYRFIITDSLPKSISENQSLVTKKDDEQICYLPYWLFLLIC